A stretch of Bacteroidota bacterium DNA encodes these proteins:
- the ftsY gene encoding signal recognition particle-docking protein FtsY — protein sequence MGLFSIFSKDKKENLDKGLSRTKESFFSKLSKAVAGKSKVDDDVLDKLEEILISSDVGVSTTLRIIKRIEARVARDKYLGTAELNGILKEEIAALMGENNTADLTEFTVPEGVKPYVIMVVGVNGVGKTTTIGKLAYQFKKAGKSVCLGAADTFRAAAVDQLTIWSERVGVPIVSHGMNADPASVAFDTVTAAKASGADVVIIDTAGRLHNKINLMNELAKIKKVMNKVLADAPHEVLLVLDASTGQNAIEQAKQFTAATDVTALVLTKLDGTAKGGVVIGISDEFRIPIKYIGVGEKIGDLQVFNRLEFVDSLFN from the coding sequence ATGGGTTTATTCAGTATATTTTCAAAAGATAAGAAAGAAAATCTTGATAAAGGTCTTTCCAGGACCAAAGAGAGTTTTTTTTCCAAGCTTTCAAAAGCTGTGGCCGGCAAATCGAAGGTGGATGATGATGTTCTTGATAAGCTTGAAGAAATTCTGATTTCATCTGATGTCGGCGTTTCAACCACGCTGCGCATTATTAAACGCATTGAGGCTCGTGTAGCCCGCGACAAATATCTGGGGACTGCCGAGCTTAACGGCATTCTTAAAGAAGAAATTGCTGCCCTGATGGGCGAAAATAATACGGCCGATCTTACTGAATTTACTGTTCCCGAAGGCGTAAAACCATATGTTATTATGGTGGTTGGCGTAAATGGTGTTGGCAAAACAACCACCATTGGCAAGCTCGCATATCAGTTCAAAAAAGCCGGTAAATCTGTCTGTCTGGGCGCTGCCGATACTTTCAGGGCTGCCGCCGTTGACCAGCTTACTATTTGGTCGGAGCGCGTTGGTGTGCCCATTGTAAGTCATGGCATGAATGCCGACCCTGCTTCGGTTGCCTTTGACACCGTAACAGCAGCGAAAGCCAGTGGCGCCGATGTGGTCATTATTGATACTGCTGGCCGCCTTCATAACAAGATTAATCTGATGAATGAGCTGGCGAAGATAAAAAAGGTGATGAATAAAGTGCTTGCCGATGCCCCGCATGAGGTACTTTTGGTGCTTGATGCATCCACCGGACAGAATGCCATTGAACAGGCAAAACAGTTCACGGCTGCCACCGACGTTACGGCGCTTGTTCTTACCAAGCTCGATGGTACAGCCAAAGGCGGCGTAGTTATTGGCATTTCAGACGAATTTCGTATTCCAATCAAATATATCGGCGTGGGCGAAAAAATCGGAGATCTCCAGGTTTTTAACCGTCTTGAGTTTGTCGATTCTCTATTTAATTAG
- a CDS encoding DUF4295 domain-containing protein — MAKKTVASLQTTTKAFAKVIRMVKSPKTGAYVFKESIVPNDAVKEFLEKR, encoded by the coding sequence ATGGCAAAGAAAACAGTTGCATCTCTGCAAACCACAACTAAAGCTTTTGCTAAGGTTATCCGCATGGTTAAATCCCCGAAAACGGGCGCATACGTTTTTAAAGAAAGTATTGTACCGAACGATGCTGTAAAAGAATTTTTGGAAAAACGCTAG
- the rpmG gene encoding 50S ribosomal protein L33, with the protein MAKKSKDARIQVILECTEHKTSGMPGTSRYVSMKNKKNTPERLELKKYNSILKKYTIHKEIK; encoded by the coding sequence ATGGCAAAGAAGAGTAAAGACGCAAGAATACAGGTTATCCTGGAATGCACCGAACATAAAACCAGCGGAATGCCGGGTACATCGCGCTACGTTTCGATGAAGAACAAAAAGAATACCCCCGAACGTCTGGAACTGAAAAAATACAATTCCATTCTGAAAAAGTACACTATTCATAAAGAAATAAAATAA
- a CDS encoding DUF6265 family protein: MTKIFKPANILLFLFAFFIIACKTTGLDSNQKKKQFGKMAWMEGSWEYKCPEYQMYEVWKKTNDTLFEGRSIMIIGQDTSFTEKLSITGGGINIFYNTATDNEMYNTRSSYLLISSKGKKLMFENKDNKEQSLITYQRKKAGLMIVRMEGMEEGKNVVEQYAMKKSATR, from the coding sequence ATGACGAAAATATTTAAACCTGCCAACATCTTACTTTTCCTGTTTGCATTTTTCATAATTGCCTGTAAAACAACAGGTCTTGATTCGAATCAGAAAAAGAAGCAATTTGGTAAAATGGCATGGATGGAAGGTTCGTGGGAATACAAATGCCCTGAATACCAAATGTATGAAGTATGGAAAAAAACCAACGACACCCTGTTTGAGGGTCGTAGTATCATGATTATAGGTCAGGACACTTCGTTTACCGAAAAACTCAGCATTACAGGTGGCGGAATAAATATTTTTTACAATACGGCTACCGATAATGAAATGTATAATACCCGCTCATCGTACCTGCTCATTTCAAGCAAAGGCAAAAAATTAATGTTTGAAAATAAAGATAATAAAGAGCAGAGCCTCATCACCTACCAGCGTAAAAAAGCCGGACTTATGATTGTTCGTATGGAGGGAATGGAAGAAGGAAAAAATGTGGTTGAGCAGTACGCCATGAAAAAATCGGCAACACGATAA
- a CDS encoding tetratricopeptide repeat protein has product MAKKTEQTDKAEERIHAVEEALGKGEHFIEKNKNLLFYILIGILVIVGGYLGYRKFILGPKERDAQAAMWTAERYFEKDSLNLAMNGDGTNLGFVDIASQYSSTKSGNLAHYYLGVIYMKKGEFQNAIDNLEDFKSDDMIIGPMAKGLLGDAYLELGDMDKAIKFYLEAANKKNNDFTAPMYFMRAGLTYELKGDYSSALAQYEKIKKDYVKSFEAREIDKYIARAKALTATK; this is encoded by the coding sequence ATGGCAAAAAAGACCGAACAAACTGACAAAGCAGAAGAAAGAATCCATGCAGTAGAAGAAGCGCTTGGTAAAGGTGAGCATTTCATTGAAAAGAACAAGAACCTGTTGTTCTATATCCTTATCGGCATCCTCGTGATTGTTGGCGGATATCTCGGATACAGAAAATTTATTCTCGGACCCAAAGAAAGAGATGCACAAGCGGCTATGTGGACTGCCGAACGTTATTTTGAAAAGGACTCTCTGAATCTGGCGATGAACGGCGACGGAACCAATCTGGGCTTTGTTGATATAGCCAGTCAGTACAGCTCTACAAAATCAGGCAATCTGGCACATTATTATCTGGGCGTTATTTATATGAAAAAGGGCGAATTCCAGAATGCCATCGACAACCTCGAAGATTTCAAATCAGACGACATGATTATCGGCCCCATGGCCAAAGGTCTGCTGGGTGATGCTTATCTCGAGCTGGGCGATATGGACAAAGCAATTAAGTTTTATCTGGAAGCTGCCAACAAAAAGAATAATGATTTTACGGCACCTATGTATTTTATGCGTGCCGGTCTCACTTACGAGCTCAAAGGTGATTATTCAAGCGCTCTGGCGCAGTATGAGAAAATCAAAAAAGATTACGTGAAGAGTTTCGAAGCACGCGAAATTGACAAATACATTGCAAGAGCCAAAGCTCTTACAGCAACCAAATAG
- the ribH gene encoding 6,7-dimethyl-8-ribityllumazine synthase, with the protein MAGKKTNLSDHKKFNFTPDAKTSIGIVVSEWNTEVTGALCQGAVDSLVEYGIKPKAIDIRYVPGSFELPLGAFLMLQAKKYDAIICLGCIIQGETRHFEFIAQAVAKGIMDLGLGWITPVIFGVLTTDTFEQAKARAGGKHGNKGVEAAVSALKMIQLTKDVKGKK; encoded by the coding sequence ATGGCCGGAAAGAAAACAAATCTATCAGATCATAAAAAATTCAACTTCACTCCCGATGCTAAGACAAGCATCGGGATTGTTGTTTCAGAATGGAATACAGAAGTTACAGGCGCTTTATGTCAGGGCGCTGTTGATAGCTTAGTAGAATATGGCATCAAGCCGAAAGCTATTGATATCAGGTATGTGCCCGGCAGCTTTGAATTGCCGCTCGGCGCATTTTTAATGCTGCAGGCAAAGAAATACGACGCCATTATTTGTCTGGGCTGTATTATTCAGGGTGAGACACGCCACTTTGAATTTATAGCACAGGCAGTTGCCAAAGGCATTATGGACCTTGGTCTGGGCTGGATTACGCCGGTAATTTTCGGTGTGCTGACAACAGATACATTTGAGCAGGCAAAGGCAAGAGCCGGTGGTAAACATGGCAATAAAGGTGTTGAAGCAGCCGTCAGCGCGCTTAAAATGATCCAGCTGACCAAAGACGTCAAAGGCAAAAAGTAA
- the fmt gene encoding methionyl-tRNA formyltransferase, with translation MQSEPTIVFMGTPEIAVASLEAVIHHGCKISAVVTVPDKPSGRGLHVHQSPVKECALANNLAVLQPDDLADPDFIAELNALHPDIIIVVAFRKLPDVVLNIPTMGAFNLHASLLPEYRGAAPINWAVINGETETGVTTFFLNSRIDAGKIILKRRVALLPEYNASALYDVLKTVGAQAVTDTIEIIKQGNVNVIDQDEITDTKALQKKAPKIFKEHCRIDWNHKTADIHNRIRGLSLHPGAFTDLISPDGTVFSLKILFSEIVIKSGTSVPGSIETDGKKHLHVSTIDGYLALKGIQLAGKKQMNVEEFLRGFRIDNSWHAR, from the coding sequence ATGCAGAGCGAACCAACTATCGTTTTCATGGGTACCCCCGAAATTGCGGTAGCATCGCTTGAAGCAGTAATCCATCATGGCTGTAAGATAAGCGCTGTGGTAACGGTGCCCGATAAGCCTTCGGGACGCGGGTTACATGTGCATCAGTCGCCGGTTAAAGAGTGTGCGCTTGCTAATAATCTTGCAGTGTTACAACCTGATGACCTTGCCGATCCGGACTTCATTGCGGAACTTAACGCGCTGCATCCTGACATTATTATAGTGGTCGCTTTCCGCAAATTGCCCGATGTTGTTCTGAATATCCCAACCATGGGAGCATTCAACCTGCATGCCTCGCTCCTGCCCGAATACCGCGGTGCAGCACCCATAAACTGGGCAGTAATCAACGGCGAAACGGAAACAGGTGTAACTACCTTCTTTCTGAACAGCCGCATCGACGCGGGTAAAATTATCCTCAAACGCAGGGTTGCATTATTGCCCGAATACAATGCGTCAGCACTTTATGATGTGCTGAAAACGGTAGGTGCTCAAGCTGTAACAGATACGATTGAAATAATAAAGCAGGGCAATGTAAATGTGATTGACCAGGATGAAATCACTGATACCAAAGCATTACAGAAAAAAGCCCCGAAGATATTCAAAGAACATTGCCGTATTGACTGGAATCATAAAACAGCAGATATTCATAATCGCATCCGTGGTTTAAGCCTGCATCCGGGTGCTTTTACGGACCTGATTTCACCCGATGGAACTGTATTTTCACTTAAGATTTTATTTTCTGAAATAGTAATAAAAAGTGGCACATCAGTGCCCGGAAGCATTGAAACCGACGGTAAAAAGCATCTTCATGTTTCCACTATCGATGGGTACCTAGCCCTGAAAGGCATTCAGCTTGCCGGAAAAAAGCAAATGAATGTTGAAGAGTTCCTGCGCGGATTCAGGATTGACAACAGCTGGCACGCCCGATAA
- a CDS encoding HU family DNA-binding protein yields MNKAQLIEAMASEAKLTKADAKKALDAFVVATSKALKKGERVALVGFGSFSIAKRAARKGRNPQTGKEIKISAKKVVKFKAGNELSSKVK; encoded by the coding sequence ATGAACAAAGCTCAATTGATCGAAGCAATGGCTTCAGAAGCCAAATTGACAAAAGCTGATGCAAAAAAAGCGCTTGACGCATTTGTAGTAGCAACCAGCAAAGCATTGAAAAAAGGTGAAAGAGTAGCCCTCGTTGGTTTTGGCTCATTCTCAATTGCAAAAAGAGCAGCTCGCAAAGGCCGCAACCCACAAACAGGCAAAGAAATCAAAATCAGCGCCAAAAAAGTGGTTAAATTCAAAGCTGGTAATGAACTGTCATCAAAAGTGAAGTAA
- a CDS encoding RNA methyltransferase, with protein MEQAFTPEITTQLYNFLSSFITDERKSRIEEVAANRTRHLCVVLEDIFQSHNASAVLRSCDCFGIQDVHIIENRNPYEVNPEVALGSSKWLDLMRYNTEPDNTPSCIEHLKKQGYRIVATTPHKDDYTIEQLPIDTKIALLFGTEMHGLSKKAIAMADDFVKIPMFGFTESFNISVSAALCLYSLTERMRRSDVPWQLSKQDIETLKLQWARNSVKRVETVEATFFKNLK; from the coding sequence ATGGAACAGGCGTTTACACCTGAAATCACTACGCAACTTTATAATTTCCTCTCATCATTCATTACCGACGAACGGAAAAGCCGTATTGAGGAAGTTGCAGCCAACCGTACCCGCCACTTATGCGTGGTGCTCGAAGATATTTTTCAGTCGCATAATGCCAGCGCCGTGCTCCGCAGCTGCGACTGCTTCGGCATACAGGATGTGCATATCATCGAAAACAGGAATCCTTACGAGGTGAACCCTGAAGTGGCACTGGGCTCATCGAAATGGCTCGACCTGATGCGCTACAACACAGAACCGGACAATACTCCGTCATGCATTGAGCATCTTAAAAAACAAGGATACCGTATTGTTGCCACCACACCTCACAAAGATGATTATACCATAGAACAGCTTCCTATCGACACAAAAATTGCGCTGCTGTTCGGAACCGAAATGCATGGACTAAGCAAGAAAGCAATTGCCATGGCCGATGATTTTGTAAAGATTCCCATGTTCGGCTTTACCGAAAGTTTCAATATTTCAGTATCGGCAGCGCTCTGTCTTTACAGCCTTACCGAGCGTATGCGACGCTCTGATGTGCCGTGGCAACTAAGCAAGCAGGACATAGAAACACTAAAATTACAATGGGCCAGAAACAGTGTCAAGAGAGTGGAAACGGTGGAAGCTACCTTCTTTAAAAACCTCAAATAA
- the murD gene encoding UDP-N-acetylmuramoyl-L-alanine--D-glutamate ligase, with protein sequence MTELLKQKLMNKKIFILGFGMEGRSTYRFLRKLMPDALFSIGDKNIIDPADHVFKGDQQIQFHCGDDYLKSISEFDIIIKTPGISLLSVEGADMSKFSSHTEIFMELFGRQIVGITGTKGKSTTTGLIHHIVSQHTSNTVLVGNIGIPPLDLTASINSETIIVYELSSHQLEQVSCSPHIALLLNLYQEHLDHYKSYEAYQLAKFNIARFQSKDDVFIYNEDDETLKSLINANHAEGRKQGFSFGSPRAACFVDEDFVVCSHGGKTRRVVDLSRPRLLIGDHNIMNIMAAVCACAELGIADETIEKGVLTFKPLQHRMEFVAEIDGVKYFDDSIATIPEAAIAAARALHPVGTMILGGFDRGVDYTALCRFLLSSEISNYIFMDEAGVRMRSLYIELGGDELKTFQVDSMKEAVLLARKKTAPGKACLLSPAAASYGRYLNFKERGNEFRKFLTEQDSV encoded by the coding sequence ATGACAGAGCTTCTGAAACAAAAATTGATGAACAAGAAGATTTTTATCCTTGGTTTTGGGATGGAAGGTCGTTCTACATACCGTTTTTTAAGAAAATTGATGCCGGATGCACTTTTTTCTATTGGTGATAAAAACATCATTGACCCGGCTGACCATGTTTTTAAAGGCGATCAGCAGATTCAGTTTCACTGTGGCGATGATTATCTTAAAAGCATCTCCGAGTTTGATATAATCATTAAAACGCCCGGTATTTCATTATTGTCAGTTGAAGGTGCCGATATGTCTAAGTTCAGTTCTCACACAGAGATATTCATGGAGCTGTTCGGCAGGCAGATTGTCGGCATTACCGGAACCAAAGGAAAAAGCACCACCACCGGTCTCATTCATCATATTGTTTCACAGCATACTTCAAATACCGTGCTGGTCGGCAATATCGGTATACCGCCGCTTGACCTCACAGCAAGCATCAACAGCGAAACAATCATCGTCTATGAACTTTCATCGCATCAGCTGGAGCAGGTTTCCTGCTCACCTCATATTGCTTTACTGCTGAATCTTTATCAGGAACACCTTGACCATTATAAATCATACGAAGCATACCAGCTGGCAAAATTTAATATTGCCCGTTTTCAGAGTAAAGACGATGTGTTTATTTATAATGAAGATGATGAAACGCTGAAAAGCCTCATCAATGCAAATCATGCTGAAGGACGCAAACAAGGTTTTTCATTTGGTTCACCGCGTGCAGCCTGTTTTGTTGACGAAGATTTTGTAGTATGCAGCCATGGCGGCAAAACGCGTCGTGTGGTGGATTTATCCCGGCCTCGATTATTGATTGGCGATCACAATATTATGAATATCATGGCAGCGGTATGTGCATGTGCTGAGCTGGGCATTGCAGATGAAACGATTGAAAAAGGCGTGCTGACATTCAAACCGCTGCAGCACCGGATGGAATTTGTTGCAGAAATTGATGGGGTAAAGTACTTCGATGATTCTATTGCTACGATACCGGAAGCCGCGATAGCCGCCGCTCGCGCTTTACATCCTGTGGGCACTATGATACTGGGCGGGTTTGACCGTGGCGTTGATTACACTGCCTTATGCAGGTTTCTGCTGAGCTCTGAAATTTCGAATTATATTTTTATGGACGAAGCGGGTGTCCGCATGCGCTCGCTCTATATTGAGCTGGGTGGTGACGAATTAAAAACGTTTCAGGTAGATTCTATGAAGGAAGCCGTGCTGCTGGCACGAAAAAAAACAGCACCCGGAAAAGCATGTTTGCTTTCTCCGGCTGCTGCAAGTTATGGAAGATACCTGAATTTTAAGGAACGCGGAAATGAATTCAGAAAATTTTTAACGGAACAGGATTCCGTTTAA
- a CDS encoding YqgE/AlgH family protein, producing the protein MSTLKTQIIQPAKGKILVAEPFMRDFYFHRSVVLLAEHNDDGTFGLVMNKLVQIKLNEVVKGFPDFEAPVYLGGPVKTDSLFFIHTLGELIPESMEIIKGIYWGGDIDLVQEMIFHKKIKPADIRFYVGYSGWEVNQLGHELEEHSWVVSDITAKELLKNQPQKMWKNSVKLLGKKYHEWVNYPLDPVLN; encoded by the coding sequence ATGAGCACATTGAAAACCCAGATAATTCAACCGGCTAAAGGAAAAATCCTCGTAGCAGAGCCGTTTATGAGGGATTTCTATTTCCACCGCTCGGTAGTGTTACTCGCAGAACATAACGATGACGGCACGTTTGGATTGGTTATGAATAAACTGGTTCAAATTAAGCTGAATGAGGTGGTGAAAGGATTTCCCGATTTCGAGGCACCAGTTTATCTGGGTGGGCCCGTAAAAACCGACAGTCTTTTTTTCATCCACACATTGGGAGAACTGATTCCCGAAAGTATGGAAATAATAAAAGGTATTTACTGGGGCGGCGATATTGACCTTGTTCAGGAAATGATATTCCATAAAAAAATCAAACCTGCCGATATTCGTTTCTATGTGGGTTATTCGGGATGGGAAGTCAATCAGCTCGGGCATGAACTTGAAGAACATTCATGGGTAGTTTCAGATATTACAGCAAAAGAGCTGCTCAAAAATCAGCCGCAAAAGATGTGGAAAAACAGCGTGAAACTGCTCGGTAAAAAATACCACGAATGGGTCAATTATCCGCTTGACCCGGTGCTGAATTAA
- a CDS encoding TonB-dependent receptor yields the protein MAQSLTQTVRGIIIDQDTRSPLPGANIIVLHSQPLLGANSGIDGRFRIEKVPVGRQDIKISFIGYDDIIVSQTEVLSAKELVLTIELHQKAVFSKEVVISATAEKENPVNEMSIISTRNFSIEETNRFAGAWGDPSRMVSNFAGVSIVSDKRNDIIVRGNSPVGVLWMLDGIEIPNPNHFAVAGSSGGAISMINNNLLDNSDFSTGAFSAEYGNATSAVFDLRMRNGNNEKREYLFQVGAHGFELGMEGPFIKGKSASYMASYRYSTLALLDLMGISLIDAVPIFQDLTVKLNFPIKKGSISFFALGGKSKAVYHPDKDSSSLELPDDRYGYASGSDMGVAGITWLWLLNKNTYMKTSLSSSLFNPYGLDDSTGLNQKIYELSSSSLTEQRNVMSVTFNSKLNPRHLLRWGVNGNYIRLDNNSYKTSWIPAEQTTKINEFTGDLTLLQAFFQWKYSIRENLTLNAGSHFLYLLLNKHYSIEPRVALRWSLGANHAISAGVGIHGLTQPTALYYTEQIQPDGSILLPNKKLDFTKALHYVLGYDWMISENLHMRLEAYYQGMYNVPISLDNPTLSMLNFGTSDNIFTNSTFRNDGKGRNYGIEATFEKFFSKGSYFLLTGSLFDSKYTDGNGIIHDTRFNCRYAANLLAGQEFKLGRKKKNTIGVSTAVIAVGGQHFTPINLDASRMHGYTVLYDSLAFKGRFKDYFKVDLRLRYIINSRRFSHEIALECANIFNRSNVESINYNPNTGEIVYGYQLPRVPVFSYRLMF from the coding sequence ATGGCACAGAGTCTGACGCAAACCGTTCGGGGTATCATCATCGATCAGGATACGCGCTCTCCTCTTCCGGGTGCCAATATTATTGTACTCCATTCGCAGCCTTTGCTCGGTGCAAACTCAGGCATTGACGGTCGGTTCCGGATTGAAAAAGTTCCCGTTGGCAGGCAGGATATCAAAATTTCTTTCATCGGTTACGATGATATTATTGTAAGTCAAACCGAAGTGCTTTCAGCCAAAGAGCTGGTACTCACGATTGAGTTGCATCAAAAAGCAGTTTTCAGCAAGGAAGTGGTAATCAGTGCCACCGCAGAAAAAGAGAATCCGGTGAATGAAATGTCGATAATAAGCACCCGCAACTTCTCCATTGAAGAAACAAACCGCTTTGCGGGTGCATGGGGCGACCCGTCGCGTATGGTATCGAATTTTGCAGGCGTTTCCATTGTTTCCGATAAACGAAACGACATTATTGTAAGAGGCAATTCACCGGTGGGCGTACTCTGGATGCTCGACGGTATTGAAATCCCCAACCCGAATCATTTTGCGGTTGCAGGAAGCAGCGGCGGCGCCATCAGTATGATAAACAACAATCTGCTCGACAATTCCGATTTCTCTACAGGTGCTTTTTCAGCGGAATACGGAAATGCGACCTCAGCAGTATTTGACCTCCGCATGCGCAATGGAAATAATGAGAAGCGCGAATACCTCTTTCAGGTAGGCGCACATGGATTTGAACTCGGCATGGAAGGCCCGTTTATAAAGGGAAAAAGTGCATCATACATGGCGAGTTACCGCTACTCAACACTTGCATTGCTTGATTTAATGGGCATTTCATTGATTGACGCGGTACCCATTTTTCAGGATCTTACCGTAAAGCTGAATTTCCCGATTAAGAAAGGAAGTATTTCGTTTTTTGCCCTTGGCGGAAAAAGCAAAGCGGTCTATCATCCCGATAAGGATTCATCATCTCTTGAATTACCCGACGACAGATATGGTTACGCTTCAGGCTCCGACATGGGCGTGGCAGGCATTACATGGCTTTGGCTGCTCAACAAAAACACCTATATGAAAACATCGCTGTCATCCTCATTATTTAATCCTTATGGATTGGACGACAGCACGGGCTTAAATCAAAAAATATATGAACTGAGCTCCAGCAGCCTCACGGAACAGCGGAATGTAATGTCTGTTACGTTTAATTCCAAGCTGAATCCGCGGCATTTGCTGCGCTGGGGCGTCAATGGCAACTATATCAGACTTGACAACAACAGCTACAAAACGTCATGGATTCCGGCAGAACAAACAACAAAAATAAATGAGTTTACGGGTGACCTGACGCTGCTTCAGGCATTTTTTCAATGGAAATATTCCATTCGGGAAAACCTGACACTCAACGCCGGCTCCCATTTTTTATATCTTTTGCTGAATAAACATTACAGCATAGAACCCCGTGTTGCACTGCGCTGGAGCCTGGGTGCAAATCATGCCATCAGCGCCGGTGTCGGCATTCATGGGCTTACACAGCCAACAGCTTTGTATTATACCGAACAGATTCAGCCCGACGGTTCGATATTGCTGCCGAATAAAAAACTCGATTTCACCAAGGCGCTTCATTATGTTCTGGGTTATGACTGGATGATATCAGAGAACCTGCACATGCGCCTGGAAGCCTATTATCAAGGCATGTACAACGTGCCGATAAGCCTGGATAATCCTACACTTTCCATGTTGAACTTTGGCACTTCAGATAATATCTTTACCAATTCCACATTCAGAAATGACGGTAAAGGCCGCAATTACGGCATAGAAGCCACGTTTGAGAAATTCTTCAGCAAGGGAAGCTATTTCCTGCTGACGGGCTCACTGTTCGATTCAAAATATACGGATGGCAACGGTATTATTCACGATACGCGCTTCAACTGCCGTTATGCCGCTAATCTGCTTGCCGGTCAGGAATTTAAACTTGGCAGGAAAAAGAAAAATACGATTGGCGTCAGTACGGCTGTTATAGCCGTTGGCGGGCAGCACTTCACACCCATCAATCTGGATGCGTCGCGGATGCATGGCTATACAGTACTTTATGATTCACTCGCATTTAAGGGCAGATTTAAGGATTACTTTAAAGTTGATTTACGCCTCAGATATATCATCAATTCCCGCCGTTTTTCGCACGAAATCGCACTGGAATGTGCCAACATTTTCAACAGGTCCAATGTTGAGAGTATTAATTATAACCCGAATACAGGCGAAATTGTCTATGGCTACCAGCTACCGAGAGTTCCGGTTTTTTCATACCGATTAATGTTCTGA
- a CDS encoding nucleoside recognition domain-containing protein yields MSPTSNRIKAFFKEVFSDTKTTSWMMLRIMIPVSIVVKILKETGAINIIGDALAPIMKLAGLPGEMGLVWATGMITNLFGGILAYLNLANNYPLTVAQITVLASMMLVAHTFPIELQVARKAGVKLIAMFLIRFVFAFILGALLNLIYSSLNIFNQVSVIKWRPQLQPDPTIYQWAIGEAKNYLIILLFIFSLIFLVKLLRELGIIRIITKIIGPLLRALSIGEGVSTITIVGLTLGVVYGGALIIAEAKNQAISRKDILFSMVLMGLCHSIIEDTILVVSLGADISGVLIIRFIFALIITFAFVKIVRRLPERTVGKYLLTKKSPSAT; encoded by the coding sequence ATGAGCCCTACTTCAAACAGGATAAAAGCATTTTTTAAAGAAGTGTTCAGCGACACCAAAACCACTTCGTGGATGATGCTGCGGATTATGATTCCTGTTTCGATTGTCGTCAAGATATTAAAAGAAACCGGCGCCATCAATATTATCGGCGATGCGCTGGCACCCATCATGAAACTGGCAGGTCTACCGGGAGAAATGGGGTTGGTATGGGCGACGGGCATGATAACCAACCTTTTCGGAGGCATCCTCGCCTACCTCAATCTTGCCAATAATTATCCGCTCACGGTGGCGCAAATTACCGTGCTGGCGAGTATGATGCTGGTGGCACACACCTTTCCTATTGAACTGCAGGTAGCGCGCAAGGCCGGCGTCAAGCTTATCGCGATGTTTTTGATTCGCTTTGTATTTGCTTTTATTCTGGGAGCCTTGCTAAACCTTATTTACAGCAGTTTAAATATTTTTAATCAGGTTTCGGTCATCAAATGGCGTCCTCAGCTTCAGCCAGATCCGACCATTTATCAATGGGCCATTGGCGAAGCTAAAAACTATCTCATCATTCTGCTGTTCATTTTCTCACTGATATTTCTGGTGAAGCTGTTGCGCGAACTGGGAATTATCAGGATTATCACAAAAATCATTGGTCCGCTGCTGCGCGCACTGAGCATAGGCGAAGGTGTTTCAACCATTACCATTGTCGGGCTCACACTGGGAGTAGTTTACGGAGGCGCACTCATTATTGCCGAAGCAAAAAATCAAGCCATCAGCCGAAAAGACATTTTGTTTTCCATGGTTTTAATGGGGCTTTGCCACAGCATTATTGAAGATACCATTCTTGTTGTTTCGCTGGGCGCGGATATCTCCGGTGTGCTCATTATCCGCTTCATATTTGCACTGATTATTACCTTTGCTTTCGTAAAAATTGTGCGGCGATTACCCGAACGTACTGTTGGAAAATATCTTCTTACGAAAAAGAGTCCTTCAGCAACCTGA